AAAAATATAGTCGCCTTATCTCGAAATAGTTCTTTGCGAAGTCGGAACAATTGTTTTTGACTGGATAAACTTTAAGTGGCTCGCGGACGATGTATTGAATACGATGAGCACCCAGAAGACCGTCCGTCAGTCCGCCGATACCGTCGAGGAGAACGAGCTCCGTCTCGAGCAGGAGAAGGCCGAGCAGATCGTCGACGCGCTGAACACGGAACTGGCCAACGCCTACGTGCTGTACCACCAGCTCAAGAAACACCACTGGGTCGTCGAAGGCGCCGAGTTCCTCCCGCTGCACGAGTTCCTCGAGGAGGCCTACGAACACGTCGAGGAGGGCGCCGACGAGATCGCCGAGCGCGCCCAGGCGCTGGGCGGCGTCCCCGTCTCCGGCCCGACGAACCTCGAGAAGCGCGCCACCGTCGAGTTCGAGGGCGAAGACGTCTACGACGTCCGGACGATGTTCCGGAACGACCTCGAGATCTACGGGGACATCATCGAGTCGATGCGCGACAGCATCGAACTCGCCGAGAACCTCGGCGACCACGCGACCTCCGAGCTCCTCCGTGAGATCCTCGTCGACCTCGAGGAGGACGGCCACCACTTCGAACACTACCTCGAGGACGACACGTTGGTCCTCGAAGAGGCGACGAAGTAAGGCCGGCTGCAGCCGGAATCCTGGCGGACCGCGTCTAGCGACGGCAGACCGACTCGTTTTTCACTAGTGGACGCCGCCGAACACTCAGTATCGAGGAGGAGAAGCGGAGAGAACGCGGTTGTGTGCCGATGCGCCGGGCTGCAAACGCCGTTTCAGTCCGTCGTTCCGATCCTGATTCCGGTCGGGAACCCGCTTTCAACCGTCGCGTTCACCCCTCGAACGACCAGAACGGCTCGTTCAGGGCTCGAGGTCGACGGCTAGATCGGTCGCGATCCAGCCGTCGGAGTTGTCGCGTTCGGTAAAGACGACCTTGCCGGGGCGGGTCTCGTGACTGGTCACGACCGCCGCCGGCTCCTCGGGTTCTTCGGTCTCGGGATCCTGCCTGCGAGCGGGTACGTCCATCACGCTGAGTTAGGTTGGCCTAATTCTAAAAAGGTTTTGGTCGGCCTAAGTTCTCTGGAACTGTGAGGTTCGCCCGCCGCTCAGTAATTTCGGCGAGGGCGATCCAAATCGGAACACCGAGCGCTCGGACCGAACTCGCGTGGCCTACTTTCAATCCCCTCGGGGGCGTACCGACAACTATGGAGTTCGACGTCATCCGGGGCGACATCGCGAACCGGTCCGCAGACGCGCTCGTCAACGCCGCGGGCACGAGTCTCCGGATGGGCTCGGGCGTCGCCGGCGCGCTCCGACGCGGTGCGGGCGAGGAGATCAACGAGGAAGCGATGGAGACGGGACCGGTCGATCTGGGCGAGGTCGCCGTCACCGACGCGTACGACCTGGACGCCGAGTACGTCATCCACGCCGCGGCGATGCCCCACTACGGGGACGGACAGGCGACCGCGGAGAGCGTCCGCGACGCGACCCGGAACGCGCTCGAGCAGGCCGACGACCTGCGTTGCCGATCGGTCGTACTCCCGGCGCTTGGCTGCGGCGTCGCCGGGTTCGACCTCGCCGAGGGCGCCGAAATCATCGGCGAGGAAATCCGGGAGTACGAGCCGAACGTGCTCGAGGA
The DNA window shown above is from Halopiger xanaduensis SH-6 and carries:
- the dpsA gene encoding DNA starvation/stationary phase protection protein DpsA, which encodes MSTQKTVRQSADTVEENELRLEQEKAEQIVDALNTELANAYVLYHQLKKHHWVVEGAEFLPLHEFLEEAYEHVEEGADEIAERAQALGGVPVSGPTNLEKRATVEFEGEDVYDVRTMFRNDLEIYGDIIESMRDSIELAENLGDHATSELLREILVDLEEDGHHFEHYLEDDTLVLEEATK
- a CDS encoding DUF7331 family protein, producing MDVPARRQDPETEEPEEPAAVVTSHETRPGKVVFTERDNSDGWIATDLAVDLEP
- a CDS encoding macro domain-containing protein, with product MEFDVIRGDIANRSADALVNAAGTSLRMGSGVAGALRRGAGEEINEEAMETGPVDLGEVAVTDAYDLDAEYVIHAAAMPHYGDGQATAESVRDATRNALEQADDLRCRSVVLPALGCGVAGFDLAEGAEIIGEEIREYEPNVLEDVRFIAYSDEEYDTVRAATDKAEQSETAEESESDR